A genomic segment from Modestobacter roseus encodes:
- a CDS encoding pyridoxal-dependent decarboxylase codes for MTGHMTPEQFRQHGHEVVDWIADYWARLQQDPGSLPVRSQVSPGDVRAALPAQAPEQGEPFAAVLADLDRVVLPGLTHWQHPGFFGYFPANTSGPSVLGDLVSAGLGVQGMSWVTSPAATELEQHVMDWLAELLGLPESFRSTGTGGGVVQDSSSGANLVALLAALHRASKGATLRHGVLPEEYTVYVSAQTHSSMEKAARIAGLGTESIRVVEVDDELAMRPGALAARLERDVARGFTPVLVCATVGTTSTTAIDPLAELGPVCQRFGVWLHVDAAYAGVSAVAPELRALQAGVEWADSYTTDAHKWLLTGFDATLFWVADRAALTGALSILPEYLRNAATDAGAVVDYRDWQIELGRRFRALKLWFVLRWYGAEGLREHVRAHVALAQELAGWAASDERFDVVAPHPLSLVCLRPRWADGVDADVATMTLLERLNDGGEVFLTHTTVGGAAVLRVAIGAPATTRAHVERVWALLVEGHDWLANDFAELARERREAERRERADAERAAAEQAAAEQAAAERAAAEQAAAERAVAERATSDHAAAERAVETPAAQDETAEQAVAQADLDGGPAQG; via the coding sequence GTGACCGGCCACATGACACCCGAGCAGTTCCGCCAGCACGGCCACGAGGTGGTCGACTGGATCGCCGACTACTGGGCCCGGCTGCAGCAGGACCCCGGGTCGCTCCCGGTCCGGTCGCAGGTCTCCCCCGGCGACGTGCGCGCTGCCCTCCCGGCGCAGGCTCCCGAGCAGGGCGAGCCGTTCGCCGCGGTGCTGGCCGACCTCGACCGCGTCGTCCTCCCCGGGCTCACCCACTGGCAGCACCCGGGCTTCTTCGGGTACTTCCCGGCCAACACGTCCGGCCCCTCGGTGCTCGGCGACCTGGTGAGCGCCGGCCTCGGCGTGCAGGGCATGTCCTGGGTGACCAGCCCGGCCGCCACCGAGCTCGAGCAGCACGTCATGGACTGGCTGGCCGAGCTGCTGGGCCTGCCGGAGAGCTTCCGCTCCACCGGCACCGGCGGCGGCGTCGTCCAGGACTCCAGCTCCGGGGCCAACCTGGTCGCGCTGCTCGCCGCCCTGCACCGGGCCAGCAAGGGCGCCACGCTGCGCCACGGGGTGCTCCCCGAGGAGTACACCGTCTACGTCTCCGCGCAGACCCACAGCTCGATGGAGAAGGCCGCCCGCATCGCCGGCCTCGGCACCGAGTCCATCCGCGTCGTCGAGGTCGACGACGAGCTGGCGATGCGGCCCGGAGCGCTCGCCGCCCGGCTGGAGCGCGACGTCGCCCGCGGGTTCACCCCGGTGCTGGTCTGCGCCACGGTCGGCACGACGTCGACCACGGCGATCGACCCGCTGGCCGAGCTCGGACCGGTCTGCCAGCGGTTCGGGGTCTGGCTGCACGTCGACGCCGCCTACGCCGGGGTGAGCGCGGTCGCCCCGGAGCTGCGGGCGCTGCAGGCCGGGGTGGAGTGGGCCGACAGCTACACCACCGACGCGCACAAGTGGCTGCTCACCGGCTTCGACGCGACGCTGTTCTGGGTCGCCGACCGGGCGGCCCTCACCGGTGCCCTGTCGATCCTGCCGGAGTACCTGCGCAACGCGGCCACCGACGCCGGTGCCGTCGTCGACTACCGGGACTGGCAGATCGAGCTGGGCCGCCGGTTCCGCGCCCTGAAGCTGTGGTTCGTGCTGCGCTGGTACGGCGCCGAGGGGCTGCGTGAGCACGTCCGCGCGCACGTGGCCCTCGCCCAGGAACTGGCGGGGTGGGCGGCGTCCGACGAGCGGTTCGACGTCGTCGCGCCCCACCCGCTGTCGCTGGTGTGCCTGCGACCCCGCTGGGCCGACGGCGTGGACGCCGACGTCGCAACCATGACCCTGCTGGAGCGGCTCAACGACGGCGGAGAGGTCTTCCTCACCCACACGACGGTCGGCGGTGCGGCGGTGCTGCGGGTGGCGATCGGCGCACCGGCGACCACCCGCGCGCACGTCGAGCGGGTCTGGGCCCTGCTGGTCGAGGGCCACGACTGGCTGGCCAACGACTTCGCCGAACTGGCCCGCGAACGGCGCGAGGCCGAACGCCGCGAGCGCGCGGACGCCGAGCGGGCAGCGGCCGAGCAGGCAGCGGCCGAGCAGGCAGCGGCCGAGCGGGCAGCGGCCGAGCAGGCAGCGGCCGAGCGAGCAGTAGCCGAGCGGGCAACGTCGGACCACGCGGCGGCCGAGCGGGCCGTCGAGACCCCCGCCGCCCAGGACGAGACGGCCGAGCAGGCCGTCGCCCAGGCCGACCTGGACGGCGGGCCCGCCCAGGGCTGA
- a CDS encoding ANTAR domain-containing response regulator produces the protein MSNEPTRVLIAEDEALIRLDLKEMLEEEGYVVVAEVGDGQAAVDQAQQLRPDLVVLDVQMPVLDGIAAAEQIASARIAPVIVLTAFSQRELVERARDAGAMAYLVKPFSKNDLVPAIEVAVGRFQEMHALDAEVADLKERLEARKVIEKAKGRLMTERGMTEAEAFRWIQRTAMNERTSMRALAEAIMATEIGDSAPAGEQPTV, from the coding sequence GTGAGCAACGAGCCGACCCGGGTCCTCATCGCCGAGGACGAGGCACTGATCCGCCTCGACCTCAAGGAGATGCTCGAAGAGGAGGGGTACGTCGTCGTCGCCGAGGTCGGCGACGGGCAGGCCGCGGTCGACCAGGCCCAGCAGTTGCGCCCCGATCTCGTCGTCCTCGACGTGCAGATGCCGGTGCTGGACGGGATCGCGGCGGCCGAGCAGATCGCCAGCGCCCGCATCGCGCCGGTCATCGTCCTCACCGCCTTCAGCCAGCGCGAGCTGGTCGAGCGCGCCCGCGACGCCGGCGCGATGGCCTACCTGGTGAAGCCGTTCTCCAAGAACGACCTGGTCCCCGCGATCGAGGTCGCCGTCGGCCGCTTCCAGGAGATGCACGCGCTGGACGCCGAGGTCGCCGACCTCAAGGAGCGGCTCGAGGCCCGCAAGGTGATCGAGAAGGCCAAGGGCCGGCTGATGACCGAGCGCGGGATGACCGAGGCCGAGGCCTTCCGGTGGATCCAGCGCACGGCGATGAACGAGCGCACCTCGATGCGCGCGCTCGCCGAGGCGATCATGGCCACCGAGATCGGCGACAGCGCCCCGGCCGGGGAGCAGCCCACCGTCTGA
- a CDS encoding ABC transporter substrate-binding protein, producing the protein MRTRTTARAIALSGAALLALTACGGSDDSGDSGGSTDASGEKQVNVYGTDGNMGNALGEDFSDEGALAGMSGTTPLTELSGDFTDRLLAVDPELQDYNYAGETYDAVILTALAAQAAGSSEATVFAPYINGLTFGGETCDSYSACLEIINAGGNVDYDGVSGPLSFAEAGEPAQASFGILQFGEDNALDDSATEFVIAGDEANAATDEGPAYAPAGATGDPLVIGTLLPLTGNLAFLGPPEVAGAQLAINEVNEAGGVLGQPVQLIEGDSGDASTDTATQTVDRLLQQGVDAIVGAASSGVSLTVIDTITGAGVLQISPANTSDQFTEYADNGLYFRTAPPDTLQARALADLIAEDGNNTVGILAINDPYGTGLAENTRDNLVAGGLSEDSIEYITYDPQAANFDAEVQQMVDFNPDAVVVIGFEESSRIIQGLNAQGIGPQR; encoded by the coding sequence ATGCGCACCCGCACCACCGCTCGCGCGATCGCGCTCTCCGGTGCCGCCCTGCTGGCGCTGACCGCCTGTGGCGGCAGCGACGACAGCGGCGACTCCGGCGGCAGCACCGACGCGAGCGGCGAGAAGCAGGTCAACGTCTACGGCACCGACGGCAACATGGGCAACGCCCTCGGCGAGGACTTCTCCGACGAGGGCGCCCTGGCCGGCATGTCGGGCACCACGCCGCTGACCGAGCTGTCCGGTGACTTCACCGACCGGCTGCTCGCGGTCGACCCGGAGCTGCAGGACTACAACTACGCGGGGGAGACCTACGACGCCGTCATCCTGACCGCGCTCGCGGCCCAGGCGGCCGGCAGCAGCGAGGCCACGGTGTTCGCCCCGTACATCAACGGCCTGACCTTCGGTGGCGAGACCTGTGACTCCTACAGCGCCTGCCTGGAGATCATCAACGCCGGCGGCAACGTCGACTACGACGGCGTCAGCGGCCCGCTGAGCTTCGCCGAGGCCGGCGAGCCGGCCCAGGCCAGCTTCGGCATCCTGCAGTTCGGTGAGGACAACGCCCTCGACGACTCGGCGACCGAGTTCGTCATCGCCGGCGACGAGGCCAACGCCGCCACCGACGAGGGCCCGGCCTACGCCCCGGCAGGCGCCACCGGTGACCCGCTGGTGATCGGCACGCTGCTGCCGCTGACCGGCAACCTGGCCTTCCTCGGCCCGCCGGAGGTCGCCGGTGCCCAGCTGGCCATCAACGAGGTCAACGAGGCCGGCGGCGTGCTGGGCCAGCCGGTCCAGCTCATCGAGGGTGACTCCGGTGACGCCTCGACCGACACCGCCACGCAGACGGTCGACCGACTGCTCCAGCAGGGCGTGGACGCCATCGTGGGCGCCGCGTCCTCGGGCGTGAGCCTGACGGTCATCGACACCATCACCGGTGCCGGGGTCCTGCAGATCTCGCCGGCGAACACCTCCGACCAGTTCACCGAGTACGCCGACAACGGTCTGTACTTCCGGACCGCGCCGCCGGACACCCTGCAGGCCCGTGCCCTGGCCGACCTGATCGCCGAGGACGGCAACAACACCGTCGGCATCCTGGCGATCAACGACCCGTACGGCACCGGCCTGGCCGAGAACACCCGGGACAACCTGGTCGCCGGTGGTCTGTCCGAGGACAGCATCGAGTACATCACCTACGACCCGCAGGCGGCGAACTTCGACGCCGAGGTCCAGCAGATGGTCGACTTCAACCCCGACGCCGTCGTGGTCATCGGGTTCGAGGAGTCCTCGCGGATCATCCAGGGCCTCAACGCCCAGGGCATCGGGCCCCAGCGCTGA
- a CDS encoding DUF1772 domain-containing protein has protein sequence MTEALPLVHLALVAAYGGLQWTVRVLVYPQFATVPADAFPEVHVRHSRLISRLVGPLFAGQAVTTGWLLIAPPSGTTWPPVALTAGALAGVLLLTALGAVPLHRQLGRGFSADVHRRLLRVDTARTAAATGNVLAAGWLVLG, from the coding sequence GTGACCGAGGCCCTCCCCCTCGTCCACCTCGCCCTGGTGGCGGCCTACGGAGGTCTGCAGTGGACGGTGCGCGTGCTGGTCTACCCGCAGTTCGCCACCGTCCCGGCCGATGCCTTCCCGGAGGTCCACGTCCGGCACTCCCGGTTGATCAGCCGGCTGGTCGGGCCGCTGTTCGCCGGTCAGGCGGTGACGACGGGCTGGCTCCTGATCGCCCCGCCGTCCGGGACCACGTGGCCCCCGGTGGCGCTCACGGCCGGGGCGCTGGCGGGCGTGCTGCTGCTCACCGCACTCGGCGCGGTGCCGCTGCACCGGCAGCTGGGCCGGGGCTTCTCCGCCGACGTCCACCGTCGCCTCCTCCGGGTGGACACGGCCCGGACCGCCGCCGCCACCGGGAACGTGCTGGCTGCCGGCTGGCTGGTGCTCGGCTGA
- a CDS encoding ABC transporter ATP-binding protein, whose translation MSTGDLPGPPDDRRFTVPESDQDAPVAQEPGAGAAAELSPAEKAATREEHQRLAEGALVRADDLVAGYVPGVNILNGCDFYLQDGELVGIIGPNGAGKSTLLKTLFGLIPVRSGSVTLRGEEITSAPAHRLVSMGVGYVPQNNNVFPSLTIEENMQMGVYLRPKTFKDRFDYVVDLFPLLGERRKGKAGALSGGERQMVAMGRALMMDPSVLLLDEPSAGLSPALQDEVFIRCRRINATGVSIIMVEQNARRCLQICHRGYVLDQGRNAYTDTGTSLMNDPKVIELYLGTLAKAQ comes from the coding sequence ATGAGCACCGGAGACCTCCCCGGCCCGCCGGACGACCGGCGGTTCACCGTGCCGGAGTCCGACCAGGACGCACCCGTCGCCCAGGAGCCCGGCGCGGGCGCCGCGGCGGAACTCTCCCCGGCGGAGAAGGCGGCCACCCGGGAGGAGCACCAGCGCCTCGCCGAGGGCGCGCTGGTCCGCGCCGACGACCTGGTCGCCGGGTACGTCCCCGGGGTCAACATCCTCAACGGGTGCGACTTCTACCTGCAGGACGGCGAGCTGGTCGGGATCATCGGCCCCAACGGCGCCGGCAAGTCCACGCTGCTCAAGACGCTGTTCGGCCTGATCCCGGTCCGCTCCGGCTCGGTGACGCTGCGCGGTGAGGAGATCACCTCCGCACCGGCGCACCGGCTGGTGTCGATGGGCGTCGGCTACGTGCCGCAGAACAACAACGTGTTCCCCTCGCTCACCATCGAGGAGAACATGCAGATGGGCGTCTACCTGCGGCCGAAGACGTTCAAGGACCGGTTCGACTACGTCGTCGACCTCTTCCCGCTGCTCGGCGAGCGGCGCAAGGGGAAGGCCGGGGCGCTGTCGGGTGGTGAGCGGCAGATGGTGGCGATGGGCCGCGCGCTCATGATGGACCCGTCGGTGCTGCTGCTCGACGAGCCGTCGGCCGGGCTGTCCCCGGCGCTGCAGGACGAGGTGTTCATCCGCTGCCGGCGGATCAACGCCACGGGGGTCTCGATCATCATGGTCGAGCAGAACGCCCGCCGCTGCCTGCAGATCTGTCACCGCGGCTACGTGCTCGACCAGGGCCGGAACGCCTACACCGACACCGGCACGTCCCTGATGAACGACCCGAAGGTCATCGAGCTCTACCTGGGCACCCTGGCCAAGGCCCAGTAG
- a CDS encoding ABC transporter ATP-binding protein, which produces MTRTFGGLTAVSVDHLEVQRGGITGLIGPNGAGKTTLFNLLTGFDQPNTGTWSFNGRDLGKLSPHQVARLGVVRTFQLTKALSRLTVLQNMLLGAQSQRGESFLRALVPGTWRAQETANTERAMDLLRRFKLDAKKDDFAGSLSGGQRKLLEMARALMSEPQVVMLDEPMAGVNPALTQSLLGHVKDLREEGMTVIFVEHDMDVVRDISDWVVVMAAGKVIAEGAPESISQNKAVVDAYLGAHHDAPLTPEEEDRFLAEDEAEARAGREDVLDSERGRKRRAGR; this is translated from the coding sequence GTGACCCGCACCTTCGGTGGCCTGACCGCGGTGTCGGTCGACCACCTGGAGGTCCAGCGGGGCGGCATCACCGGTCTCATCGGGCCCAACGGTGCCGGGAAGACGACCCTGTTCAACCTGCTCACCGGGTTCGACCAGCCCAACACCGGCACCTGGTCGTTCAACGGTCGCGACCTGGGCAAGCTCAGCCCGCACCAGGTCGCCCGGCTCGGCGTGGTCCGCACCTTCCAGCTGACCAAGGCGCTCTCCCGGCTCACCGTGCTGCAGAACATGCTGCTCGGGGCGCAGAGCCAGCGCGGCGAGAGCTTCCTGCGCGCGCTGGTCCCCGGCACGTGGCGGGCACAGGAGACGGCGAACACCGAGCGGGCGATGGACCTGCTGCGGCGGTTCAAGCTCGACGCCAAGAAGGACGACTTCGCCGGCAGCCTCTCCGGCGGCCAGCGCAAACTGCTGGAGATGGCCCGCGCCCTGATGAGCGAGCCGCAGGTGGTGATGCTCGACGAGCCGATGGCCGGGGTGAACCCCGCCCTCACCCAGAGCCTGCTCGGGCACGTCAAGGACCTCCGCGAGGAGGGCATGACGGTCATCTTCGTCGAGCACGACATGGACGTCGTCCGCGACATCAGCGACTGGGTGGTGGTCATGGCCGCCGGCAAGGTGATCGCCGAGGGCGCCCCGGAGTCCATCAGCCAGAACAAGGCCGTCGTCGACGCCTACCTCGGCGCGCACCACGACGCCCCGCTGACCCCGGAGGAGGAGGACCGCTTCCTCGCCGAGGACGAGGCGGAGGCCCGTGCCGGGCGCGAGGACGTCCTCGACTCCGAGCGCGGCCGCAAGAGAAGGGCAGGACGATGA
- a CDS encoding branched-chain amino acid ABC transporter permease: MADLLNAFAIAGKAFFGFQAIFFALLAIGINVHFGYTGLLNFGQIAFAMLGGFGIAISVSQWGLPFWVGVLVGVLAAVALALLLGLPTLRLRADYLAIVTIATAEGLRLVFRSVSATPVTGGTRGLSAFNRDFIALAPWDTGRRYDLLGTTWSGGELWVCTVGWILVALCSLLVWALMRAPWGRVVKAIREDEDAVRSLGKNVYAYKMQALVLGGIFGAFGGMVYAVGTGSAIPDQYQNANTFLAYAALILGGAARVLGPVIGSMLLLFILQFADTGLRALIDNGVIPAELLSSTDVAQLRYVLVGIGLMLLLVFRPQGIFGDRREVMLDAR; encoded by the coding sequence ATGGCCGACCTCCTCAACGCGTTCGCCATCGCGGGCAAGGCGTTCTTCGGCTTCCAGGCGATCTTCTTCGCCCTGCTGGCCATCGGCATCAACGTGCACTTCGGGTACACCGGGCTGCTGAACTTCGGGCAGATCGCCTTCGCCATGCTCGGCGGGTTCGGCATCGCGATCTCGGTGAGCCAGTGGGGGCTGCCCTTCTGGGTCGGTGTCCTGGTCGGGGTGCTCGCCGCGGTGGCCCTCGCGCTGCTGCTCGGGCTGCCGACCCTGCGCCTGCGGGCCGACTACCTCGCGATCGTCACGATCGCCACGGCGGAGGGGCTGCGGCTGGTCTTCCGGTCGGTGTCGGCCACCCCGGTCACCGGCGGCACCCGTGGCCTGTCGGCGTTCAACCGGGACTTCATCGCCCTCGCGCCGTGGGACACCGGCCGGCGCTACGACCTGCTGGGCACCACGTGGAGCGGCGGCGAGCTCTGGGTCTGCACCGTCGGGTGGATCCTGGTGGCGCTCTGCTCGCTGCTGGTGTGGGCCCTCATGCGCGCTCCCTGGGGGCGCGTGGTCAAGGCCATCCGCGAGGACGAGGACGCCGTCCGCTCGCTGGGCAAGAACGTCTACGCCTACAAGATGCAGGCGCTGGTGCTCGGCGGGATCTTCGGTGCGTTCGGCGGCATGGTCTACGCCGTCGGCACCGGCTCGGCGATCCCCGACCAGTACCAGAACGCCAACACCTTCCTGGCCTACGCGGCACTGATCCTCGGGGGCGCCGCCCGCGTCCTCGGGCCGGTGATCGGCTCGATGCTGCTGCTGTTCATCCTGCAGTTCGCCGACACCGGGCTGCGCGCACTGATCGACAACGGGGTGATCCCGGCGGAGCTGCTCTCCTCCACCGACGTCGCGCAGCTGCGCTACGTCCTGGTCGGGATCGGGCTCATGCTGTTGCTGGTGTTCCGGCCCCAGGGCATCTTCGGTGACCGACGAGAGGTGATGCTCGATGCCCGCTGA
- a CDS encoding branched-chain amino acid ABC transporter permease, protein MAFATLVPGVASAAEAGEQVRGTLQTSLSGPIEGVTVEVATPDGDTVDTVQTGEDGRWEVDLPGPGQYVVSIDPDDLPDGVEPNGEPSRTVTVDSGRAQPVNIGLNDGSRNDGGGTIRAVQLFVDGLRFGLLIAMAAVGLSLIYGTTGLTNFAHGELVTIGAIAAWYINVQGGVPLIPAALLAMVVGGVVGALNELAVWRPLRRRGTGLIAALVVSIGLSLALRYGYQIFYGGFSNPYADYQGQRARDYGVFTLQDRDIASIVIAVVVLVLVALMLQRTKIGKAMRAVADNRDLAASSGIDVNRVVLFVWVLGGALAALGGVLLGLSDQVQWDMGFRLLLLMFAGVTLGGLGTAYGALLGSLIVGVFVQMSTLVIPNDMKYVGGLLLLIVILVVRPQGILGSRARIG, encoded by the coding sequence ATGGCCTTCGCCACCCTGGTGCCCGGCGTCGCCTCCGCGGCGGAGGCCGGCGAGCAGGTGCGCGGCACCCTGCAGACGAGCCTGAGCGGACCGATCGAGGGCGTCACCGTCGAGGTGGCCACGCCGGACGGCGACACCGTCGACACGGTCCAGACCGGCGAGGACGGTCGGTGGGAGGTCGACCTCCCGGGTCCCGGCCAGTACGTCGTCAGCATCGACCCGGACGACCTGCCGGACGGGGTCGAGCCCAACGGCGAGCCCAGCCGGACGGTCACCGTGGACAGCGGGCGGGCGCAGCCGGTCAACATCGGGCTGAACGACGGCAGCCGCAACGACGGGGGCGGCACCATCCGCGCCGTCCAGCTGTTCGTCGACGGCCTCCGCTTCGGGCTCCTGATCGCCATGGCCGCGGTGGGCCTGTCGCTCATCTACGGCACCACCGGGCTGACCAACTTCGCCCACGGCGAGCTGGTGACCATCGGCGCCATCGCCGCCTGGTACATCAACGTGCAGGGCGGCGTGCCGCTGATCCCGGCGGCCCTGCTCGCCATGGTGGTCGGCGGCGTCGTCGGCGCCCTGAACGAGCTGGCCGTCTGGCGGCCGCTACGGCGTCGCGGCACCGGGCTGATCGCGGCGCTGGTCGTCTCGATCGGGCTCTCCCTGGCGCTGCGCTACGGCTACCAGATCTTCTACGGCGGGTTCTCCAACCCCTACGCCGACTACCAGGGCCAGCGGGCGCGCGACTACGGCGTCTTCACCCTGCAGGACCGGGACATCGCCTCGATCGTCATCGCGGTCGTGGTGCTGGTGCTGGTCGCGCTGATGCTGCAGCGCACGAAGATCGGCAAGGCCATGCGCGCCGTCGCGGACAACCGCGACCTCGCCGCGTCCTCGGGCATCGACGTCAACCGCGTCGTCCTCTTCGTCTGGGTCCTGGGCGGGGCACTCGCCGCGCTCGGCGGGGTGCTCCTCGGCCTCTCCGACCAGGTCCAGTGGGACATGGGCTTCCGGCTCCTGCTGCTGATGTTCGCCGGGGTCACCCTCGGCGGGCTGGGCACCGCCTACGGCGCCCTGCTCGGCAGCCTGATCGTCGGCGTCTTCGTGCAGATGTCCACCCTCGTCATCCCGAATGACATGAAGTACGTCGGAGGGCTGCTCCTCTTGATCGTCATCCTCGTCGTCCGTCCCCAGGGCATCCTGGGCAGTCGCGCCAGGATCGGCTGA
- a CDS encoding PaaI family thioesterase, protein MTHPRPDWLPADTQGPLDDKLGIRITEWDPDRLVATMPVAGNEQPFGLLHGGATCALAESIGSYAAVLHAGPGGSVVGIELNASYLSAARSGLVTAVCTPVRRGRTLATFLISVTDDAGRPTASARLTCMIRPARPARAG, encoded by the coding sequence GTGACGCATCCCCGCCCCGACTGGCTGCCGGCCGACACCCAGGGCCCACTCGACGACAAGCTGGGCATCCGGATCACCGAGTGGGACCCCGACCGCCTGGTCGCGACCATGCCGGTGGCCGGCAACGAGCAACCCTTCGGCCTGCTCCACGGCGGCGCCACCTGTGCGCTGGCCGAGAGCATCGGCTCGTACGCGGCGGTGCTGCACGCCGGCCCCGGCGGATCCGTGGTCGGCATCGAGCTCAACGCGAGCTACCTCAGCGCCGCCCGCTCCGGCCTCGTCACCGCGGTCTGCACCCCGGTCCGCCGCGGCCGGACGCTGGCCACCTTCCTCATCTCGGTCACCGACGACGCAGGCCGTCCGACGGCCAGCGCGAGGCTGACCTGCATGATCCGGCCGGCCCGTCCGGCGCGCGCCGGCTGA